GGCGGCGGTTTGTTTGACTGATTTTAAATTTAACCGCGCCAAGTTATTACATTGTTGTGGTAAAGCTTCAGGCGCTAAAAATATTTTTTCGGGTGGTAAGATTGGCCGTTGAATATCATGGCGAGCTTGTTCATAGCGCTCATTGGCTTCCTGCCAAAAACTTGCGGCAGCCGCTTCACTGCCATCCATTTGCACAATCAGGCTATTGTCAGGCAAGTAGTCAAACAGTGTGGCCGTGTTCTCATAGAACAGAGGCAAGTAATATTCGATACCAGAGGGTGCATTACCCTGGCTGACCTCACGATAGATAACGGTTTCACTGGCGTTACCTTCAAATTCATTACGATAACGTTGACGAAAACGTGTAATGCCGTTTTCATCTAGCGGAAACTCGCGAGCTGGCAATAAACGCAGTTGTTCAAAGTTTTTGTCGGAGCGTTGATCTTCTGGATTAAAACTGCGAATGCTTTCAATTTCATTGTCAAATAGATCTATGCGATAGGGAATCTCACTGCCCATGGGAAAAAGATCAACGAGACTGCCACGCACTGCGAACTCGCCGTGTTCCATGACTTGTGAAGCACAGCGATAGCCCGATTGTTCAAAACGCAAGCGCATTTTTTCGATATCAAACTGTTGCCCTACATCAAGCAATAAGCTATTGGCATCGAGATAATTGCGCGGTGGTAGCCGATGCAATAATGTGGACATCGGTATGATAACGATGCCTTGTTGATATTGCGGTAGTTGACACAGCACGGCTAAACGTTCAGAAATAATGTCTTGATGCGGCGAAAAGACATCATAGGGTAGCGTTTCCCAATCGGGAAATAGATGGCTTGGAATGTTTTTATTGTAGAAACTTACCTCGTCTAATAGACGATAAGCACTGCGTGCGTCAGACGTGACGACAAGCACCACGGAAGAGTGTTGTTGCGCAATATTGCTAATAAGCAAGCCTGCGGCACTACCGTAAAGTTGGCCACACTCAAGTATTGATCCACGAGCGGGGATTACTGGGTCTAGAATATTCAATTCGGAAATATTCAGCTCGGGATCCGTGTCCCGAGGCACTGCTACAATTGTCATATATTAATAGAGGTGCCCTTTAGTTAGCGCTTTTGTTTTATCAGTACGTAGACGGCACCTGTGCCACCATCACGTTGTTTTGCTGAGTGAAAGGCAACTACGGTATTAGAGCGGCGTAGCCAGTTATTGATGCGTGTTTTGAGTACCGGTTGTTGATTGGTCGAACGATAGCCTTTGCCGTGAATAATCTTGACGCAACGTTTCCCCATTGTTTGTGCTCGATAAAGAAATTCTGCCAATATTGGTTTAGCGATGGCGACGGTCATACCATGCATATCAAGCTCAGCTTCAATGGCGTACTGGCCTCGGCGTAGCTTACGCATAATACCGTGCTGTATGCCAGTACGGGAATAAGAGAGTGAATCTTCTGTATCAACGTTGGCCTGCGCTTCAGTTTGATCGGAGTCAACGGTAGCAAACATATCCTCAAGCACTTGTTGTTCATCGTTTAAACGCTGCCTAGGTAGTGGTTTTGGGCGAGTAGTCCGATGAATTACACGGTTATTTTTGATCTGTTTGACAGAACCTACCGTGGCGCGAAATAGCTCGAAATCGGCATCGTTGGATTTGGATGAGGTCATGGTATTACGATATCTGCTTTATTCGTGTTACGCACGTATATTCTATGCAGGTCAGAAATAATTATCACCTAATACTGGCTGGATAGCTTTATGAAGGCATTATCTGGGTTCGATTCGGTAATTTTAAAAAGGAATGGTATTGGGTGAAAAAGTGGATCATGTTGCCAATGGTGATCACGAAGAAGATATCAAATCAGCGCAGCGCGTTTAATCAAGAGAGCCTAGGCAGGATGGTCTGCTTGCCTCTGCTAAGTATGGCTCCCCGGGACGGATTCGAACCGCCGACAAAGTGATTAACAGTCACCTACTCTACCACTGAGTTACCGGGGAATAACGCTGGAAAGCGCGCTAGTTTAGCGGTGAGGCTTATATCGGTCAATAGCAGATAGGAATTAGTCTGAATAAAGTGACTAATCAGGACAATTGATGGCTTTTCCGTTTGGTAAATAGGATGAACTGCGTAATCGGCCTGTGTTAGACAGTACCAGGGCACGTTTAAGCGCTGTATTACGCGAATTACAAATAGCAAATGTGCCATTATAGTTGGTTGTTCCACTGGCTTGAAAACGCACGTAGTTATCAACGGGGCGGCCGTTATAAATAATGCTTGTCGTGCCGGATAATGCGCTTTGTTGGCGTGTTAATGGTTCATCGTCGTCTCGACGGCGGTCACCGTCTTTATCGTAATAGACCATCCAGCCATCATGCCAGCGATCCCCTTTGGCACAATTAAGGCCATCTTGCGTAATACAGATAATAACCTCGGTGCCGGTTTTTATGGCTTCGCTACGTGCAAAGTTCATGTCGGCGACCAAGGTATTAACAACAGTTGTCAGTTCATTACGCTGAAGCAAGTTACCGAAACTGGTTGATAGAGTCACTAATATTGCCGCAATGGTAAGCGTGACCATTAGCTCGATCAGGGTAAAACCTCTCGCTAGCAAGTACGGCAAGGAATGCCGCCAAACTTGTCGTGGGATATCCATATCCACTTCCTTGTTATGAGCAGCCTTCCTGGCCGCGTCGTAATTATCGCAGGTTTAAGTGCTTAGTATTTATAGGCTCAATCTGACAAGACGTGTAGGATATTGCCGTTACCAAGGGGCTGTTGGCGCTTTATTTTTATCACTGTTGCGCCTACAAAAATGCCAATCACTAAAAGTAGGCGTTCGATGAAAATGAAACGCCAACAGTCTCTAATTAAAGCGCTTGGCAATACGCGTTAGTGCATCCTTAAGTGTCGCAAGATCTGTGGCAAATGATAAGCGCATATAACCCGGTGCACCAAAGGCACTGCCAGGTACTAAAGCGACACCTAACTCGCTGATCAAATATTCAGCAAGCTCAATATCATCATTGACTCCGTCGACCGCATCAATAAGGTCTTGTACCTGAGGAAAGGCATAAAATGCACCCGTAGACTTGATGCAATGCACCCCTTTAATCGAATTGAGCATAGCGATAACATAATCGTGTCGCTGTTTAAATGCCTTGACCATGTTATTGAGATCATCCGCGGGGCTGTTCAGTGCAGCAGTCGCTGCCGCTTGAGCAATAGACGTGGGATTAGAGGTGCTTTGTGACTGAATGGTTTTCATTGCACTAATTAATTCGATGGGACCAGCAGCATAACCAATACGCCAGCCAGTCATGGCATAGGCTTTCGATACGCCATTGATTACGACGGTGCGGTTTAACAATTCTGGGCAGACATTAACAATGTTACAAAATGAATCGTTCGCCCAAAAAATATGTTCGTAGATATCATCACTAAGAATAACGACTTTTGGATAATCAAGTAGCACATCTGCCAAGGCACGCAGTTCGGTTGCGCTATAAACTGATCCAGTCGGGTTGCTTGGGCTGTTAAGGATGAGCAGGCGCGTTTTATCGGTTAACGCGCCTTTTAATTCGTTTGGCGTAATTTTGAACTGTTGTTCGATCTCGGTGTGAATAATAACCGGCGTGCCTTCGGCCAGCTTAACCATATCAGGATACGATACCCAGTAGGGCGCAGGGATAATGACTTCATCACCTACATCAAGCAAGGCTTGGCAAAGATTATAGATACTGTGTTTAGCCCCCACTGAAACGAGAACTTGGTCCAGCTGATAATCGAGCTTATTGTCACGCTTGAATTTATCGCAAATCGCTTGCCGCAGCTCAACTGTGCCAGCGACTGCCGTGTATTTCGTCATACCCGCATTGATCGCATCAATAGCCGCTTGCTTGGCAAG
This sequence is a window from Gammaproteobacteria bacterium. Protein-coding genes within it:
- a CDS encoding Smr/MutS family protein, producing MTSSKSNDADFELFRATVGSVKQIKNNRVIHRTTRPKPLPRQRLNDEQQVLEDMFATVDSDQTEAQANVDTEDSLSYSRTGIQHGIMRKLRRGQYAIEAELDMHGMTVAIAKPILAEFLYRAQTMGKRCVKIIHGKGYRSTNQQPVLKTRINNWLRRSNTVVAFHSAKQRDGGTGAVYVLIKQKR
- a CDS encoding GspH/FimT family pseudopilin, with the translated sequence MDIPRQVWRHSLPYLLARGFTLIELMVTLTIAAILVTLSTSFGNLLQRNELTTVVNTLVADMNFARSEAIKTGTEVIICITQDGLNCAKGDRWHDGWMVYYDKDGDRRRDDDEPLTRQQSALSGTTSIIYNGRPVDNYVRFQASGTTNYNGTFAICNSRNTALKRALVLSNTGRLRSSSYLPNGKAINCPD
- a CDS encoding pyridoxal phosphate-dependent aminotransferase, producing the protein MKLAHRTQKIKPSVTLAITTKANALKAAGENVITLSAGEPDFDTPQLAKQAAIDAINAGMTKYTAVAGTVELRQAICDKFKRDNKLDYQLDQVLVSVGAKHSIYNLCQALLDVGDEVIIPAPYWVSYPDMVKLAEGTPVIIHTEIEQQFKITPNELKGALTDKTRLLILNSPSNPTGSVYSATELRALADVLLDYPKVVILSDDIYEHIFWANDSFCNIVNVCPELLNRTVVINGVSKAYAMTGWRIGYAAGPIELISAMKTIQSQSTSNPTSIAQAAATAALNSPADDLNNMVKAFKQRHDYVIAMLNSIKGVHCIKSTGAFYAFPQVQDLIDAVDGVNDDIELAEYLISELGVALVPGSAFGAPGYMRLSFATDLATLKDALTRIAKRFN